In a single window of the Cupriavidus basilensis genome:
- the aepY gene encoding phosphonopyruvate decarboxylase: MIEAAQFVEAARARGFDWYAGVPCSYLTPFINYVMQDPSLHYVSAANEGDAVALIAGVTLGAQGGRRGVTMMQNSGLGNAVSPLTSLTWTFRLPQLLIVTWRGQPGVADEPQHALMGPVTPTMLDTMEIPWETFPTDPAEVGPALDRAVAHMDATGRPYALVMQKGSVAPYALKQQARPVPRPKCTPLAGAQGASRDGLPTRRAALQRVIAHTPMDKTVVLASTGFCGRELYALDDRANQLYMVGSMGCLTPFALGLALARPDLSVVAVDGDGAALMRMGVFATLGAYGPGNLTHVLLDNGAHDSTGGQATVSHHVSFAGVASACGYASAAEGDQLDLLDQTLTAAPASAAGPRFVALTISAGTPDGLPRPTITPVDVKTRLARHIGADQGGK; encoded by the coding sequence ATGATCGAAGCGGCACAGTTTGTCGAGGCCGCGCGTGCGCGCGGCTTCGATTGGTATGCCGGGGTGCCTTGCTCGTATCTCACGCCGTTCATCAACTACGTGATGCAGGACCCGTCGCTGCACTACGTGTCGGCGGCAAACGAAGGCGATGCGGTGGCGCTGATCGCCGGCGTGACGCTGGGCGCGCAGGGTGGCCGCCGTGGCGTCACCATGATGCAGAACTCCGGCCTGGGCAATGCGGTCAGCCCGCTGACCTCGCTCACATGGACGTTTCGCCTGCCGCAGTTGCTGATCGTGACCTGGCGCGGGCAGCCGGGCGTGGCTGACGAACCGCAACACGCGCTGATGGGCCCGGTTACCCCGACGATGCTCGACACCATGGAAATCCCGTGGGAAACCTTCCCGACCGACCCGGCCGAGGTTGGCCCGGCGCTGGATCGCGCGGTGGCGCATATGGATGCCACCGGCCGTCCGTACGCGCTGGTGATGCAAAAGGGCAGCGTCGCGCCGTATGCACTGAAGCAGCAGGCGCGGCCCGTGCCGCGCCCCAAGTGCACGCCGCTCGCGGGCGCGCAGGGCGCATCGCGCGATGGCCTGCCAACGCGCCGCGCCGCGCTGCAACGCGTGATCGCGCATACGCCGATGGACAAGACCGTGGTGCTGGCATCGACCGGCTTCTGCGGGCGTGAGCTGTATGCGCTCGACGACCGAGCCAACCAGCTCTACATGGTGGGTTCGATGGGCTGCCTCACGCCCTTCGCGCTGGGCCTTGCGCTCGCGCGTCCGGACCTCAGCGTGGTCGCCGTGGACGGCGACGGCGCGGCGCTCATGCGCATGGGCGTGTTCGCCACGCTCGGTGCCTATGGCCCGGGCAACCTCACGCATGTGCTGCTCGACAACGGCGCCCATGACTCCACCGGCGGACAGGCGACCGTGTCGCATCATGTCTCGTTTGCCGGCGTGGCGTCCGCCTGCGGCTATGCGTCGGCGGCCGAAGGCGACCAGCTCGACCTGCTCGACCAGACGCTCACGGCCGCGCCTGCGAGCGCCGCCGGCCCGCGTTTTGTCGCGCTGACGATCAGCGCCGGCACGCCGGATGGCTTGCCGCGCCCGACCATCACCCCGGTCGATGTGAAGACGCGCCTGGCGCGACACATCGGTGCCGACCAAGGAGGGAAGTAA
- a CDS encoding 2-aminoethylphosphonate aminotransferase: MLLLNPGPVTLSERVRQSLLQPDLCHRESEFFDLQDEARARLLDIYELDPAEWAAVLMTGSGTAAVESMIAALVPEQGKLLIVQNGVYGERITQIATQYRIAHEVVAHDWMQAPDLARIAAALDADRAITHVAVIHHETTTGRLNDLQALDALCRARDVRLLVDGVSSFGAEAIDFGGSIAAVAATANKCLHGVPGASFVIVRRSALEQAASRTYYLDLGRLARLQDQRNTPFTPSVHAYYALVEALRELAQEGGWRARHARYAALAERARAGLEALGMPALWPSEQSSVVLRAYRLPAGLSYPQLHDGLKERGFVIYAGQGGLSAELFRISTMGNIQMDDIERLLQGFKALTQ, encoded by the coding sequence ATGCTGCTACTCAATCCGGGCCCCGTTACCCTGTCGGAACGTGTCCGCCAAAGCTTGCTGCAGCCGGACCTGTGCCACCGCGAAAGCGAGTTCTTCGACCTGCAGGACGAAGCCCGCGCACGCCTGCTGGACATCTACGAACTGGATCCCGCCGAGTGGGCCGCGGTCCTGATGACCGGCTCCGGCACGGCGGCGGTGGAGAGCATGATCGCCGCGCTGGTGCCCGAGCAAGGCAAGCTGCTGATCGTCCAGAACGGCGTGTACGGCGAGCGCATCACGCAGATCGCCACGCAGTACCGCATCGCCCATGAGGTCGTTGCGCACGACTGGATGCAGGCGCCTGATCTTGCCCGCATTGCCGCCGCGCTCGACGCGGACCGCGCGATCACGCACGTGGCGGTGATCCATCATGAAACCACCACCGGCCGCCTGAACGACCTCCAGGCACTGGACGCACTGTGCCGCGCGCGCGATGTGCGCCTGCTGGTGGATGGCGTGAGCAGCTTCGGCGCCGAGGCGATCGATTTCGGCGGCAGCATTGCCGCGGTGGCGGCCACGGCCAACAAGTGCCTGCATGGCGTACCGGGCGCATCGTTCGTCATTGTGCGGCGCAGCGCGCTGGAGCAAGCCGCCAGCCGGACGTACTACCTCGATCTCGGGCGGCTCGCGCGCTTGCAGGACCAGCGCAATACCCCCTTCACGCCGTCGGTGCATGCCTATTACGCACTGGTGGAAGCGCTGCGCGAACTGGCGCAAGAGGGTGGCTGGCGCGCCCGCCATGCGCGCTATGCGGCCCTTGCCGAACGCGCGCGCGCCGGGCTTGAGGCCCTGGGCATGCCGGCCCTGTGGCCGTCGGAACAGTCCTCCGTGGTGCTGCGGGCCTACCGCTTGCCGGCCGGCTTGTCGTATCCCCAGTTGCACGACGGCCTGAAGGAACGCGGGTTTGTCATCTATGCGGGCCAGGGCGGGCTGTCGGCCGAGCTGTTCCGCATTTCCACGATGGGCAATATCCAGATGGATGACATCGAGCGCTTGCTGCAAGGTTTCAAGGCGCTGACACAGTAA
- a CDS encoding MlaC/ttg2D family ABC transporter substrate-binding protein has translation MVRAAVEGVLTTIQANADTRNGDLDKITAVVRRQFLPYADFQRTTRLAVGSAWRSATPEQQKQLYEQFQTLLVRSYALSLSQVREQTLKFRYKAPRTAGNDVVVETSVLNNGDEVQIDYRLQKGAAGWSIYDINMSGAWLIEVYRKQFADIVAKGGIEGLVKYLASHNAA, from the coding sequence ATGGTCCGCGCCGCCGTCGAAGGCGTACTCACCACCATCCAGGCCAACGCCGACACCCGTAACGGCGATCTGGACAAGATCACGGCCGTGGTGCGCCGGCAGTTCCTGCCTTATGCCGATTTTCAGCGCACTACCCGGCTTGCGGTCGGCAGCGCCTGGCGCAGTGCCACGCCGGAGCAGCAGAAGCAGCTTTACGAGCAGTTCCAGACGCTGCTGGTGCGCAGCTACGCCTTGTCCCTTTCACAAGTGCGCGAGCAGACGCTGAAGTTTCGCTACAAGGCGCCGCGGACTGCGGGAAATGATGTGGTGGTGGAGACCAGCGTGCTGAATAACGGGGATGAGGTGCAGATCGACTATCGGCTGCAGAAGGGCGCGGCGGGGTGGTCGATTTACGATATCAATATGAGTGGGGCTTGGCTGATTGAGGTTTATCGCAAGCAGTTTGCGGATATTGTGGCAAAAGGGGGGATTGAGGGCCTGGTCAAGTATCTGGCTAGCCATAATGCGGCGTGA
- a CDS encoding putative bifunctional diguanylate cyclase/phosphodiesterase, which translates to MQAGSYNSLLVLFSLLVAMLASYTALDMAGRIATAQGRAAHWWLAGGACAMGTGIWSMHFIAMLAFHLPIPLGYDLPITVASLLIAIASSALALWLVGRETLPWRRLAGGALLIGSGVAGMHYTGMAALRMVPGIHYIPSLFVLSVVIAVLASGTALWIAFNLRRESVWVRPLRAGASVVMGFAIAGMHYTGMAAAQFPIGAVCGAARDGMDSGWLAVVIIVVTLAVLAIALITSVLDMRLEARTSLLAVSLAEANQELTYLALHDNLTKLPNRVLLEDRLEQAIQGATREKSRFALMFMDLDGFKAVNDAYGHPIGDQLLVEVARRIGANVRSQDTIARLGGDEFVLLAGVNEPADAATLAEKVLSAMREPFQVAGRELRVSTSIGIAMYPGDGELQHDLLTNADAAMYHAKALGRNTICFFEASMNANVHEQLQLVQDMRMALERRELTLQYQPKLTAPNGPIVGVEALVRWMHPTRGLIAPDQFIPLAEKTGLIVPIGDWILDEACRQMRAWRNEGRPEWTMAVNLSALQFRHASLIATVRDTLARHGLEPCCLTLEVTESTAMRDADASLKILEQLHDMGVRISIDDFGTGYSSLLYLKRLPASELKIDRGFIRDLSRNTEDAAIVSAIVALGRTLNLNIVAEGVETATQQEFLTRLGCNSLQGFLLGRPMSAENLIESLSSDTLLSDAG; encoded by the coding sequence ATGCAAGCCGGTAGCTACAACAGTTTGCTTGTGCTGTTCTCACTGCTGGTGGCGATGCTGGCCTCCTACACCGCCCTGGACATGGCCGGGCGCATTGCCACCGCGCAAGGGCGCGCGGCCCACTGGTGGCTGGCGGGCGGCGCCTGCGCCATGGGCACCGGCATCTGGTCGATGCACTTCATCGCCATGCTGGCGTTCCACCTGCCGATTCCGCTGGGCTACGACCTGCCCATCACCGTGGCCTCGCTGCTGATCGCCATCGCGTCATCCGCGCTCGCGCTCTGGCTGGTGGGCCGGGAGACCTTGCCGTGGCGGCGCCTGGCTGGCGGCGCCTTGTTGATCGGCAGCGGCGTTGCCGGCATGCACTACACCGGCATGGCTGCACTGCGCATGGTGCCGGGTATCCATTACATCCCCTCGTTGTTCGTCCTGTCCGTGGTCATTGCGGTCCTGGCATCGGGCACGGCGCTGTGGATCGCGTTCAACCTGCGGCGCGAGTCCGTCTGGGTGCGGCCCTTGCGGGCGGGCGCATCGGTGGTGATGGGCTTTGCCATCGCCGGGATGCACTACACCGGCATGGCGGCTGCGCAATTCCCGATCGGCGCCGTCTGCGGCGCGGCGCGCGACGGCATGGACTCCGGCTGGCTGGCCGTGGTGATCATCGTCGTCACGCTGGCCGTGCTGGCGATTGCCCTGATCACCTCGGTGCTCGACATGCGCCTGGAAGCCCGCACTTCCTTGCTGGCCGTCTCGCTCGCCGAAGCCAACCAGGAACTGACCTACCTGGCGCTGCACGACAACCTCACCAAGCTCCCCAACCGGGTACTGCTGGAAGACCGGCTCGAGCAGGCAATCCAGGGCGCCACGCGGGAGAAGAGCCGCTTCGCCCTGATGTTCATGGACCTGGACGGCTTCAAGGCGGTCAACGACGCCTACGGCCATCCCATCGGCGATCAGTTGCTGGTGGAAGTCGCGCGGCGCATCGGCGCCAATGTCCGCTCGCAAGACACCATTGCACGGCTGGGCGGCGACGAGTTCGTGCTGCTGGCCGGCGTCAACGAGCCGGCGGATGCCGCCACCCTTGCCGAAAAGGTGCTCAGCGCCATGCGCGAGCCCTTCCAGGTAGCCGGCCGCGAGTTGCGAGTCTCCACCAGCATCGGCATCGCCATGTACCCCGGCGATGGCGAGCTCCAGCACGACTTGCTGACCAACGCCGACGCGGCGATGTATCACGCCAAGGCGCTGGGCCGCAACACCATCTGCTTCTTCGAAGCATCGATGAACGCCAACGTGCACGAGCAGCTTCAGCTGGTGCAGGACATGCGCATGGCGCTGGAACGCCGTGAGCTAACCCTGCAGTACCAGCCCAAGCTCACCGCCCCCAACGGCCCGATAGTCGGCGTGGAAGCCCTGGTGCGCTGGATGCACCCCACGCGCGGCCTGATCGCCCCGGACCAGTTCATCCCCCTCGCGGAGAAAACCGGCCTGATCGTGCCGATCGGGGACTGGATCCTGGACGAAGCCTGCCGGCAGATGCGGGCGTGGCGCAACGAGGGCCGCCCCGAGTGGACCATGGCGGTCAACCTCTCGGCGCTGCAGTTCCGGCACGCCAGCCTGATCGCGACCGTGCGCGACACCCTGGCCCGGCATGGCCTGGAGCCATGCTGCCTGACGCTGGAGGTCACCGAATCCACGGCGATGCGCGACGCGGACGCCAGCCTGAAGATCCTCGAGCAACTCCACGACATGGGCGTGCGCATCTCGATCGACGACTTCGGCACCGGCTACTCGAGCCTGCTGTATCTCAAGCGGCTGCCTGCGAGCGAGCTGAAGATCGATCGCGGGTTCATCCGGGACCTGTCACGCAATACCGAGGATGCGGCGATTGTCTCGGCCATTGTGGCGCTGGGGCGCACGCTGAATTTGAATATCGTTGCAGAAGGGGTCGAAACGGCGACGCAGCAGGAGTTCCTGACGCGGCTTGGATGCAACTCGCTGCAAGGATTCCTGCTCGGACGACCAATGTCCGCGGAGAACCTGATTGAATCGCTGTCCAGCGACACGCTGCTATCGGATGCCGGATGA
- a CDS encoding MFS transporter — MTYSSAGAIAPPARAARDEDALYRKIWLRIIPFLFVCYVISFLDRINIGFAQLQMKQDLGFSDAMYGLGAAVFYVGYVLCEVPSNMLLARFGARRTFTRIMLLWGLASVGMMWVSTPTHFYTLRFLLGVFEAGFFPGIVLYLTYWFPARRRAAVMAIFFAGVAVAGVLGGLVSGWIMRDMAGVLGLYGWKWMFAIEGAPAILLGLAAAVFLVDGPQQANWLTAPEKALLAAQNGPAGQATRAHSFGALIAALRNPRIYLFAFIYFALTCGSLTLSFWMPLMIRDFGITDVMSISLYSVIPNAVGAVGLILIARHSDRHGERHRHFVACTVGGALALALLTLHLPSFAAMLALLSAACVLIFAALPIFWSLPPSHLPAHTAAAGIAFISSIGITSGIVSPWVIGQIKTHTGSMDNALYLLAGLLLASGVAMWAGVPKAEPRH, encoded by the coding sequence ATGACCTATTCCTCTGCAGGGGCCATTGCGCCCCCGGCTCGTGCTGCCCGCGACGAAGACGCGCTCTATCGCAAGATCTGGCTGCGCATCATCCCTTTCCTCTTTGTCTGCTACGTCATCTCCTTCCTCGACCGGATCAATATCGGCTTTGCCCAGCTGCAGATGAAGCAGGACCTGGGCTTCAGCGATGCGATGTACGGGCTGGGCGCCGCCGTGTTCTATGTGGGTTACGTGCTGTGCGAGGTGCCCAGCAACATGTTGCTGGCCCGCTTTGGCGCGCGCCGCACCTTCACCCGCATCATGCTGCTGTGGGGCCTGGCGTCGGTCGGCATGATGTGGGTGTCGACACCCACGCACTTCTATACGTTGCGCTTCCTGCTGGGCGTGTTCGAAGCTGGCTTCTTCCCCGGCATCGTGCTGTACCTGACTTACTGGTTCCCGGCGCGGCGGCGCGCCGCCGTGATGGCCATTTTCTTCGCGGGCGTTGCCGTGGCCGGCGTGCTGGGCGGGCTGGTGTCGGGCTGGATCATGCGCGACATGGCCGGCGTGCTCGGGCTCTATGGCTGGAAGTGGATGTTTGCCATCGAAGGCGCACCCGCCATCTTGCTCGGGCTCGCCGCCGCAGTGTTCCTGGTCGATGGCCCGCAGCAGGCGAACTGGCTCACCGCCCCGGAGAAGGCATTGCTCGCCGCGCAGAACGGGCCGGCCGGACAGGCCACGCGCGCGCACTCGTTTGGCGCGCTCATCGCGGCGTTGCGCAACCCGCGTATCTACCTCTTTGCCTTCATTTACTTCGCGCTGACCTGCGGCTCGCTGACGCTGAGCTTCTGGATGCCCCTGATGATCCGGGACTTCGGCATCACCGATGTGATGTCCATCAGTCTTTACTCCGTCATCCCGAACGCCGTCGGCGCCGTCGGCCTGATCCTGATCGCCCGCCACTCCGACCGGCACGGCGAGCGGCATCGCCATTTCGTCGCCTGCACGGTGGGCGGCGCGCTGGCACTGGCGCTGCTGACCCTGCACCTGCCCAGCTTCGCGGCGATGCTCGCGCTGCTGTCCGCCGCGTGCGTGCTGATCTTCGCCGCGCTGCCGATCTTCTGGTCCTTGCCGCCAAGCCACCTGCCAGCCCACACCGCCGCCGCCGGCATTGCCTTTATCAGCAGCATCGGCATAACCAGCGGCATCGTCAGCCCGTGGGTGATCGGGCAAATCAAGACGCACACAGGCAGCATGGACAACGCGCTGTACCTGCTCGCGGGGTTGCTGCTGGCCAGCGGCGTCGCCATGTGGGCGGGCGTGCCAAAGGCCGAGCCACGGCACTGA
- a CDS encoding DUF2783 domain-containing protein: MALNTQPNLARADDFYEALIDMHRNLDDGQSQAANAKLILLLANHIGDHDTLAAAMQLARQGAAPQISAQA; encoded by the coding sequence ATGGCACTCAACACCCAACCCAACCTGGCGCGCGCCGACGACTTCTACGAAGCCCTGATCGACATGCACCGCAATCTCGACGACGGCCAGAGCCAGGCGGCCAATGCGAAATTGATCCTGTTGCTCGCAAATCACATCGGCGACCACGACACGCTCGCCGCCGCCATGCAGCTCGCGCGGCAGGGTGCGGCGCCGCAGATCAGCGCGCAGGCCTGA
- a CDS encoding FAD-dependent oxidoreductase encodes MSNDYQNQSFEYQPCREQRQAHAGKPHPVIVVGAGPVGLATAIDLAQHGVPVVLVDDDCTLSSGSRAICFAKRTLDVFDRLGCGEPMVNKGVRWHVGKVFVRDEQVYTFDLLPEAGHQRPAFINLQQYYVEGFLLDRARQLPNLEIRWKHKVTGIEQRHAGTPDAAVVLTVDTPDGPYALTGRYVVAADGSRSPLRNLLGLDSKGRTFKDRFLIADVKMEAEFPTERWFWFDPPFHPNQSVLLHRQPDNVWRIDFQLGWDADPVLEKTPERVIPRVQALLGPDAKFELEWVSVYTFSCLRMDSFRHGHVLFAGDAAHGVSPFGARGANSGVQDAENLAWKLAYVIQGRAPDSLLDTYASEREYAADENIRNSTRSTDFITPKSAVSKVFRDAVLALSKTHAFARQLVNSGRLSLPSVLRDSTLNTPDTGDFAGTMEPGTACVDAPVHGAQGQGWLLAQLGGQFTALLFGIPDADSQAALQRLQQGTLPLRLVVVSADALSAASPGIAVWHDTEGLAAQRYDARPGTLYLIRPDQHVCARWRQVDIAAVQQAMARATGNLPGAQTGAPAAQAAAPVAA; translated from the coding sequence ATGAGCAACGATTACCAGAACCAGTCATTTGAGTACCAGCCCTGCCGCGAGCAACGGCAGGCGCACGCAGGCAAGCCGCACCCGGTGATCGTCGTCGGCGCCGGGCCGGTCGGCCTGGCCACCGCGATCGACCTGGCCCAGCACGGCGTGCCGGTGGTGCTGGTGGACGATGACTGCACGCTGTCGAGCGGATCCCGCGCGATCTGCTTTGCCAAGCGCACGCTGGATGTCTTCGACCGGCTCGGCTGCGGCGAACCCATGGTGAACAAGGGCGTGCGCTGGCACGTCGGCAAGGTCTTCGTGCGCGACGAGCAGGTCTACACCTTCGACCTGCTGCCGGAGGCCGGCCATCAGCGGCCGGCCTTCATCAACCTGCAGCAGTATTACGTCGAAGGCTTCCTGCTCGATCGTGCGCGCCAGTTGCCGAACCTGGAGATTCGCTGGAAGCACAAGGTGACGGGCATCGAACAGCGTCACGCCGGCACGCCGGACGCGGCCGTGGTGCTGACCGTCGACACACCGGACGGCCCCTATGCGCTCACCGGACGCTACGTGGTGGCGGCCGATGGCTCGCGCAGCCCGCTGCGCAACCTGCTGGGCCTGGACAGCAAGGGCCGCACATTCAAGGATCGCTTCCTGATCGCTGACGTGAAGATGGAAGCCGAATTCCCCACGGAGCGCTGGTTCTGGTTCGACCCGCCCTTCCATCCGAACCAGTCGGTGCTGCTGCACCGCCAGCCCGACAATGTCTGGCGCATCGACTTCCAGCTCGGCTGGGACGCTGATCCCGTGCTGGAAAAAACGCCGGAGCGCGTGATTCCGCGCGTGCAGGCGCTGCTTGGGCCGGACGCGAAGTTCGAGCTGGAATGGGTCAGTGTCTATACCTTCTCCTGCCTGCGCATGGACAGCTTCCGCCATGGCCATGTGCTGTTTGCCGGCGACGCCGCGCATGGCGTTTCGCCGTTCGGCGCGCGCGGCGCCAACAGCGGCGTGCAGGACGCGGAGAACCTTGCGTGGAAGCTGGCGTACGTGATCCAGGGCCGCGCGCCGGACAGCCTGCTCGACACCTATGCAAGCGAGCGCGAATACGCCGCCGACGAGAACATCCGCAACTCGACGCGCTCGACGGATTTCATCACACCGAAGAGTGCGGTCAGCAAGGTGTTTCGCGATGCCGTGCTGGCGCTGTCGAAGACGCATGCGTTCGCCCGGCAGCTGGTGAATAGCGGGCGGCTGTCGTTGCCATCCGTGCTGCGCGATTCGACGCTCAACACGCCTGACACCGGCGACTTTGCCGGCACCATGGAGCCGGGCACGGCCTGCGTGGATGCGCCGGTCCACGGTGCGCAAGGCCAAGGATGGCTGCTGGCGCAACTAGGCGGGCAATTCACCGCGCTGCTATTCGGCATACCCGACGCCGACAGCCAGGCCGCCTTGCAACGGCTGCAGCAAGGCACGCTGCCGCTCAGGCTGGTGGTGGTCAGCGCGGATGCCCTGTCCGCAGCATCGCCCGGCATAGCGGTGTGGCATGACACCGAGGGACTCGCGGCGCAGCGCTATGACGCGCGCCCCGGCACGCTGTACCTGATCCGCCCTGACCAGCATGTCTGCGCGCGCTGGCGGCAGGTCGACATCGCCGCCGTCCAGCAGGCCATGGCACGCGCGACCGGCAATTTGCCCGGCGCGCAGACCGGCGCACCGGCAGCGCAAGCGGCCGCTCCGGTGGCGGCATGA
- a CDS encoding MBL fold metallo-hydrolase — MSKAFASQADLEAKKITFTQLSENAYAYTAEGDPNSGVIIGDDGVLIVDTTATPAMAQDLIARIRSVTDKPIKYVVLSHYHAVRVLGASAYFAEGAQQIIASRGTYEMIVERGEADMKSEIERFPRLFAGVETVPGLTWPTLVFEKEITLYLGKLEVRIAHLGSGHTKGDTVVWLPSQKVLFSGDLVEYDAACYCGDAQLEQWPATLDALQALGAEKLVPGRGPALTNPQEVKKGIEYTKDFVTTLFQAGKEAVVERLDLKSAMAHTRKSMDPKFGHVFIYEHCLPFDVSRAFDEASGIQHPRIWTAQRDKEMWAALQN, encoded by the coding sequence ATGAGCAAGGCATTCGCATCCCAGGCCGACCTGGAAGCCAAGAAAATCACCTTCACCCAGCTCTCCGAGAACGCTTACGCGTACACCGCCGAGGGCGACCCCAACTCCGGCGTGATCATTGGCGACGACGGCGTGCTGATCGTCGACACCACCGCCACGCCCGCCATGGCGCAAGACCTGATCGCCAGGATCCGCTCGGTGACGGACAAGCCCATCAAGTACGTCGTGCTCTCGCACTACCACGCGGTGCGCGTGCTGGGTGCTTCGGCCTATTTCGCCGAAGGCGCGCAGCAGATCATCGCCAGCCGCGGCACCTACGAGATGATCGTGGAGCGCGGCGAAGCCGACATGAAGTCGGAGATCGAACGCTTCCCGCGCCTGTTCGCCGGCGTGGAAACCGTGCCGGGCCTGACCTGGCCGACGCTGGTGTTCGAGAAAGAAATCACCCTGTACCTCGGCAAGCTCGAAGTGCGCATCGCCCATCTGGGCTCGGGCCACACCAAGGGCGATACCGTGGTCTGGCTGCCGTCGCAAAAGGTGTTGTTCTCCGGCGACCTGGTGGAGTACGACGCGGCCTGCTACTGCGGCGACGCGCAACTCGAGCAATGGCCCGCCACGCTCGACGCCTTGCAGGCGCTGGGCGCCGAGAAGCTCGTCCCCGGCCGCGGCCCGGCCCTGACCAATCCGCAAGAGGTCAAGAAGGGGATCGAGTACACCAAGGATTTCGTCACCACGCTGTTCCAGGCGGGCAAGGAAGCCGTGGTGGAGCGCCTGGACCTGAAGAGCGCGATGGCCCATACGCGCAAATCGATGGACCCGAAATTCGGCCACGTCTTCATCTACGAGCACTGCCTGCCGTTCGACGTGTCGCGCGCCTTCGATGAGGCCAGCGGCATCCAGCATCCGCGCATCTGGACCGCGCAGCGCGACAAGGAAATGTGGGCCGCGCTGCAAAACTGA
- a CDS encoding IclR family transcriptional regulator, whose amino-acid sequence MADAGGEEKAQRGIQSVEVGGRFLRALADVRAPMALAELAASVQIAPAQAHTYLVSLVRLGLIKRDHLSGRYEPGPLALQLGMLYLDHDPAYRAAVPRVAALADSCGFSVAICAAGPQGPTIVRYAHAGSPLHVNLHVGTVMSLSATATGRVFCAFLPPGQWQAIWAQQHAGDTPAVDATAFAAELAAIRERGIERSIDAPSPAVSSLCVPVLDASGRLRLALTVVGSTGAIDVGWRGPVAVALLDTAAAIRDAIAATTEAE is encoded by the coding sequence ATGGCGGACGCCGGCGGCGAGGAGAAGGCGCAGCGCGGCATCCAGAGCGTGGAAGTCGGCGGCCGCTTCCTGCGCGCGCTGGCCGATGTCCGCGCGCCGATGGCCCTGGCCGAGCTTGCGGCCAGCGTGCAGATTGCGCCCGCGCAAGCGCACACTTACCTGGTCAGCCTGGTGCGGCTTGGCCTGATCAAGCGCGACCACCTGTCCGGGCGCTACGAGCCAGGCCCGCTGGCGCTGCAGCTTGGCATGCTGTACCTGGATCACGATCCGGCCTACCGGGCGGCGGTGCCGCGGGTGGCCGCGCTGGCGGACTCGTGCGGGTTTAGTGTGGCGATCTGCGCCGCCGGCCCGCAGGGCCCCACCATCGTGCGCTATGCGCACGCGGGCTCGCCCTTGCACGTGAACCTGCACGTCGGCACGGTGATGTCGCTGTCGGCAACGGCGACCGGCCGCGTGTTCTGCGCGTTTCTCCCGCCCGGCCAGTGGCAGGCGATCTGGGCGCAACAGCACGCGGGCGACACGCCCGCCGTGGACGCCACCGCGTTCGCGGCGGAGCTTGCCGCCATTCGCGAGCGCGGCATCGAGCGCAGCATCGACGCGCCAAGCCCCGCCGTCAGCAGCCTGTGCGTGCCGGTGCTGGACGCCAGCGGGCGGCTGCGCCTGGCGCTGACCGTGGTGGGATCGACCGGCGCCATCGATGTGGGCTGGCGCGGCCCCGTGGCTGTCGCATTGCTAGACACCGCCGCCGCCATCCGTGACGCGATCGCCGCCACTACCGAAGCCGAATGA
- a CDS encoding IclR family transcriptional regulator codes for MPIDDILGEAAKPQRGIQSLDNTGQLLAALVAAGRPLPLRDLARAAGMPPAKAFPHLVSLQKIGLLARDAAGNFLSGPLGLELGLIALQRLSPTREAEPEVIELAGATSLSVAMAVLGPLGPTVVRLEEAARPQHVSLRVGTVLSLVNTAIGRLFAAHLPEPVLIGLLGQDALRLAGVPKAEVVEADGGAGEALAPAYAARLAQIRAQGIDNALSRPVPGIDTLAAAVFDHTGSIALVIALIGTSGSFDSGTDGATAGTLLQAARRLSWRFGAMEPMAVRS; via the coding sequence ATGCCAATCGACGACATCCTGGGCGAAGCCGCCAAGCCGCAACGCGGCATCCAGTCGCTGGACAACACCGGCCAGTTGCTTGCCGCGCTGGTCGCGGCCGGGCGGCCGCTGCCCTTGCGCGACCTTGCACGCGCGGCCGGCATGCCGCCCGCCAAAGCGTTCCCGCATCTGGTCAGCCTGCAGAAGATCGGCTTGCTGGCGCGCGACGCGGCGGGCAATTTCCTGTCGGGCCCGCTGGGCCTTGAACTCGGGCTGATCGCCTTGCAGCGGCTCTCGCCAACCCGCGAGGCCGAGCCGGAAGTGATCGAACTGGCGGGCGCGACCAGCCTGAGCGTGGCAATGGCAGTGCTTGGCCCGCTGGGGCCGACCGTGGTCCGCCTGGAGGAAGCGGCGCGGCCGCAGCACGTCAGCCTGCGGGTCGGCACTGTGCTGTCGCTGGTCAATACGGCGATCGGCCGGCTGTTCGCGGCACACCTGCCGGAGCCTGTGCTGATCGGCCTGCTGGGCCAGGACGCGCTGCGGCTCGCTGGTGTACCGAAAGCGGAAGTCGTCGAAGCGGACGGCGGCGCGGGTGAAGCGCTGGCGCCAGCGTACGCGGCCCGGCTGGCGCAAATCCGCGCGCAGGGGATCGACAACGCGCTGAGCCGGCCCGTGCCCGGTATCGACACACTTGCGGCGGCCGTGTTCGACCACACCGGCAGCATTGCGCTCGTCATCGCCCTGATTGGCACATCGGGCAGCTTCGACAGCGGTACGGACGGCGCGACGGCCGGGACGCTGTTGCAGGCGGCGCGGCGGTTGTCGTGGCGGTTTGGCGCGATGGAGCCGATGGCGGTGCGCAGCTAG